From Desulfovibrio desulfuricans, a single genomic window includes:
- a CDS encoding PEP/pyruvate-binding domain-containing protein has translation MAKIPAAKPAQNKPKGAAPEAVQKKLVLDGAEIVQIGPEAELLVGGKNYNTALISQIQGIQAPHFRAISSIAFHHLLDETKVNGRVVRSVVDREYGRIDWNDPEINQDPDFLQKFVRQLGKQIHQAALAEGEQTNTKLRTFINNIVEGFATSPEGIDQLRKRSVMVQAAILSVEVPHDVAEAVRGAYRDICRENEDDMTPVAVRSSAAGEDSRKKAFAGLQDTYLNMVGEDRVVEAYHWDCSSAYNLRSMTYRREAILDALAKAEETGDESIAENAKLEWAIEHTSLSVCMMQMINPVISGTAFSADTATGCRGTDRRELVSIDASYGLGEAVVGGKVTPDKLYVFQRDDGGEVVIRQMGCKDMKIVYDERGGTREVEVSELEALRWALSLSQAERVAQGVRAVSKAYGGIIMDTEFCIDANDKLWFVQARPETRWNDDLELHPHTIFMRRREVDAKAAAEAEVLVEGNGASRGAGQGTVRFLRSALELNKIAKGDVLAAERTDPDMVPGMRVASAIMADVGGDTSHAAITSRELGIAAVIGIQRLDILRALDGAEVTVDGTRGKVYRGLLPLHLVGGEMDLSKLPLTKTKVGLVLADVGQALFLSRLRNFPQFEVGLLRAEFMLGNISIHPQALEAFDNGELENVVHSKLKELENRLSKVLREQMAAGLIVFNFNLREYVGEVTGLAAEVEAFAEASKSLNAEEVLMQHRKMRELDHKVDQHLEMASRRIEVLKTSNDLSDHVRIIMGYDDALALLNPADPESAKRVAEIEATVEEHVRRIKDLPAVTKLMDNINHLREEVSLRSGLKKEMDDLRNLTDKIRGIIKARGFRTGKEHYVQTLAQNLALFAMAFYGKPITYRTTDFKSNEYRNLLGGSLFEHTEDNPMLGYRGVSRNIHDWEVEAFKLARGVYGGSNLRMMLPFVRTLEEARSMRSYLEQVHKLKSGQDGLKIILMSELPSNAILAKQFITEFDGFSIGSNDMTQMVLATDRDNSRLSHIYDEEDPAVVWAILVSIFTGQKYAKKVGFCGQGVSNSIILRGLVAIAGITSASVVPDTYYQTVFDIASVEGENHSAADLGKWLAAQHHKRLADLMEKTGYGHILKKYKEPQDIQEWYEGELQRRHEQFRDHLDTPKEAFYRAELQSFRSTFHKPVIYATWNWDETVEDALHHSGFQNFEEQAKALEYSRTVND, from the coding sequence ATGGCTAAGATTCCCGCCGCCAAACCTGCGCAGAACAAACCCAAGGGCGCAGCGCCCGAGGCAGTTCAGAAAAAACTGGTGCTTGATGGCGCCGAAATTGTGCAGATTGGTCCCGAAGCGGAGTTGCTTGTTGGTGGTAAGAACTACAACACTGCCCTGATCAGTCAGATTCAGGGCATTCAGGCGCCCCATTTTCGCGCCATCTCATCCATTGCCTTTCATCATCTGCTTGATGAAACAAAGGTTAATGGGCGTGTGGTACGCAGCGTGGTGGACCGTGAATACGGGCGCATTGACTGGAACGACCCCGAAATCAACCAGGATCCGGACTTCTTGCAGAAGTTCGTGCGTCAACTCGGCAAGCAGATTCATCAGGCCGCGCTGGCGGAAGGCGAGCAGACCAATACCAAGCTGCGCACCTTTATCAACAATATAGTCGAAGGGTTCGCCACCTCCCCCGAGGGCATCGACCAGTTGCGCAAGCGCTCGGTCATGGTGCAGGCGGCCATTTTGTCTGTTGAAGTGCCGCACGACGTTGCGGAAGCCGTGCGCGGCGCATACCGCGACATCTGCCGCGAAAACGAAGACGACATGACCCCCGTGGCCGTGCGTTCTTCCGCTGCGGGCGAAGACTCGCGCAAGAAGGCCTTTGCCGGTCTGCAGGATACCTACCTGAACATGGTGGGTGAAGACAGAGTGGTGGAAGCCTACCATTGGGACTGCTCCTCCGCCTACAATCTGCGCTCCATGACCTACCGCCGCGAGGCCATCCTTGACGCTCTGGCCAAGGCCGAAGAAACCGGCGACGAGAGCATTGCTGAAAACGCCAAGCTTGAGTGGGCCATCGAGCACACCTCGCTTTCTGTCTGCATGATGCAGATGATCAATCCCGTGATTTCCGGTACGGCCTTTTCTGCCGATACCGCCACGGGTTGCCGCGGCACGGACCGCCGCGAACTGGTCAGCATCGATGCCAGCTACGGCCTCGGCGAGGCTGTGGTGGGCGGCAAGGTGACGCCTGACAAACTTTATGTCTTCCAGCGCGACGACGGTGGCGAAGTAGTCATCCGTCAGATGGGTTGCAAGGACATGAAGATCGTCTATGACGAACGTGGCGGCACCCGCGAAGTGGAAGTGTCCGAGCTTGAGGCTCTGCGCTGGGCGCTTTCGCTCAGCCAGGCCGAACGCGTTGCCCAGGGCGTACGCGCTGTTAGCAAGGCGTACGGTGGCATCATCATGGACACGGAATTCTGCATTGACGCCAACGACAAGCTCTGGTTCGTCCAGGCGCGGCCCGAAACCCGCTGGAACGACGACCTTGAGCTGCACCCCCATACCATCTTCATGCGCCGCCGCGAGGTGGACGCCAAAGCCGCCGCCGAAGCCGAAGTGCTGGTGGAAGGCAACGGCGCTTCACGCGGTGCTGGGCAGGGCACGGTGCGCTTTTTGCGCTCCGCCCTTGAACTGAACAAGATCGCCAAGGGCGATGTGCTTGCCGCCGAACGCACCGACCCGGACATGGTGCCGGGCATGCGCGTAGCCTCGGCCATCATGGCCGACGTGGGCGGTGACACGAGCCACGCGGCCATTACCTCCCGCGAGCTTGGCATTGCCGCTGTTATCGGCATTCAGCGTCTCGACATCCTGCGTGCGCTCGACGGCGCGGAAGTGACCGTTGACGGCACGCGCGGTAAAGTCTACCGCGGCCTTTTGCCCCTGCACCTTGTGGGCGGCGAAATGGATCTCTCCAAGCTGCCCCTTACCAAAACCAAGGTCGGCCTTGTGCTGGCCGATGTGGGTCAGGCGCTGTTCCTCTCCCGTCTGCGCAACTTCCCCCAGTTTGAAGTGGGCCTGCTGCGTGCGGAATTCATGCTTGGCAACATCAGCATCCATCCGCAGGCGCTGGAAGCCTTTGACAACGGCGAGCTTGAAAATGTGGTGCACAGCAAGCTGAAAGAGCTTGAGAACCGCCTTTCCAAGGTGCTGCGCGAGCAGATGGCAGCCGGGCTGATCGTATTCAACTTCAACCTGCGCGAATACGTGGGCGAAGTGACCGGCCTTGCCGCAGAGGTTGAAGCCTTTGCCGAAGCGAGCAAGAGCCTGAATGCGGAAGAAGTGCTGATGCAGCACCGCAAGATGCGCGAACTGGATCACAAGGTTGACCAGCACCTCGAAATGGCCTCGCGCCGCATTGAAGTGCTCAAAACTTCCAATGATCTGTCCGATCATGTGCGCATCATCATGGGCTATGACGACGCTCTGGCCCTGCTGAATCCGGCTGACCCAGAATCCGCCAAACGCGTTGCCGAAATTGAAGCCACGGTTGAAGAACATGTGCGCCGCATCAAGGATCTGCCCGCAGTCACCAAGCTGATGGACAACATCAACCATCTGCGTGAAGAAGTAAGCCTGCGTTCGGGCCTGAAAAAGGAAATGGACGACCTGCGCAACCTGACGGACAAAATTCGCGGCATCATCAAGGCCCGCGGTTTCCGTACCGGCAAGGAGCACTACGTTCAGACCCTGGCCCAGAACCTTGCCCTCTTTGCCATGGCCTTCTACGGCAAGCCCATCACGTACCGCACAACCGACTTCAAGAGCAACGAATACCGCAACCTGCTGGGCGGCAGCCTCTTTGAACATACCGAAGACAACCCCATGCTTGGCTATCGCGGCGTTTCGCGTAATATCCATGACTGGGAAGTTGAAGCCTTCAAGCTGGCCCGCGGCGTATACGGCGGCTCCAACCTGCGCATGATGCTGCCCTTTGTGCGCACTCTGGAAGAAGCCCGCTCCATGCGTAGCTACCTTGAGCAGGTTCACAAGCTCAAGAGCGGTCAGGACGGCCTGAAGATCATCCTCATGTCCGAGCTGCCTTCCAACGCCATTTTGGCCAAGCAGTTCATCACTGAGTTTGACGGCTTCTCCATCGGCTCCAACGACATGACCCAGATGGTGCTGGCGACAGACCGCGACAATTCGCGCCTGTCCCATATCTATGACGAGGAAGATCCGGCGGTTGTCTGGGCTATCCTTGTCAGCATCTTCACCGGCCAGAAGTACGCCAAAAAGGTGGGCTTCTGCGGTCAGGGCGTGTCAAACAGCATCATCCTGCGCGGCCTGGTTGCCATCGCGGGCATCACCTCCGCCTCTGTGGTGCCGGATACCTACTACCAGACCGTGTTTGATATCGCCTCTGTGGAAGGGGAAAACCATTCTGCTGCTGACCTCGGCAAATGGCTTGCCGCGCAACACCACAAGCGCCTTGCCGACCTGATGGAAAAGACCGGCTACGGTCATATCCTCAAGAAGTACAAGGAACCGCAGGATATTCAGGAATGGTACGAGGGCGAGTTGCAGCGTCGGCACGAACAGTTCCGCGATCACCTCGACACGCCCAAGGAAGCCTTCTACCGCGCCGAATTGCAGAGCTTCCGCTCCACCTTCCACAAGCCTGTGATCTACGCCACCTGGAACTGGGACGAAACGGTTGAGGATGCCCTGCATCACTCCGGCTTCCAGAACTTCGAGGAGCAGGCCAAGGCTCTGGAATACTCCCGCACGGTCAACGACTAG
- a CDS encoding NAD(P)H-dependent flavin oxidoreductase → MSFPALKIGDLTAKIPVVQGGMGVGISLAGLASAVANQGGIGVIAGAMIGMKEPDVAKDPLTANLRALRNEILKARELSNGIIGVNLMVALTTFSQMVRTAVENKVDIIFSGAGLPLDMPHHLLQVCEEKKEEFKTKLVPIVSSARAATVIAKKWASRFGYTPDAFVVEGPKAGGHLGFKAEELQDPNHSLEVLVPQVVEAAKAMEDKCGRAVPVIAAGGVYSGADIMKFLDLGASGVQMGTRFVATHECDADDRFKQSYLSARDEDITIIKSPVGMPGRALGNEFITASREGKKKPFKCVFHCVHTCEQEKTPYCIAQALINAMKGNLERGFAFCGANVARVNKIISVHELMDSLQKEFDDAMSTLSKSVQNMQSKLNFSIKS, encoded by the coding sequence ATGTCTTTCCCCGCACTCAAGATAGGTGATCTCACGGCTAAAATCCCTGTAGTTCAGGGTGGCATGGGCGTGGGTATTTCGCTTGCCGGGCTTGCGTCGGCTGTTGCCAATCAGGGTGGTATCGGCGTCATCGCCGGGGCCATGATCGGCATGAAAGAACCCGATGTGGCCAAGGATCCTCTTACAGCCAATCTGCGCGCCCTGCGCAATGAAATATTGAAAGCACGTGAACTCAGCAACGGTATTATCGGCGTCAACCTGATGGTGGCGCTTACCACGTTCAGCCAGATGGTGCGCACCGCCGTTGAAAACAAGGTGGACATCATCTTTTCCGGCGCTGGCCTTCCCCTCGACATGCCGCATCACCTCTTGCAGGTGTGCGAAGAAAAGAAGGAAGAATTCAAAACCAAGCTGGTTCCCATTGTTTCTTCGGCCCGAGCGGCCACGGTAATCGCCAAAAAATGGGCCTCGCGTTTTGGTTACACGCCTGACGCCTTTGTGGTTGAAGGCCCCAAGGCTGGCGGCCACCTCGGTTTCAAGGCCGAAGAATTGCAGGATCCCAACCATTCGCTTGAAGTTCTGGTGCCGCAGGTGGTTGAGGCCGCCAAGGCCATGGAAGACAAGTGCGGTCGCGCGGTGCCTGTTATCGCCGCCGGCGGGGTGTACTCCGGCGCAGACATCATGAAGTTCCTCGATCTTGGCGCTTCCGGCGTGCAGATGGGCACCCGCTTTGTGGCTACCCACGAATGCGATGCCGATGACCGCTTCAAGCAGAGCTACCTTTCTGCGCGCGATGAAGACATCACCATTATTAAAAGCCCGGTGGGCATGCCTGGCCGCGCTCTTGGCAATGAATTCATCACGGCATCGCGCGAAGGCAAGAAAAAGCCTTTCAAATGCGTGTTCCACTGCGTACACACCTGCGAACAGGAAAAAACGCCCTACTGCATCGCCCAGGCGCTCATTAACGCCATGAAGGGCAATCTTGAACGCGGCTTTGCCTTTTGCGGCGCCAATGTGGCCCGTGTGAACAAGATTATCTCGGTGCATGAACTCATGGACAGCCTGCAAAAGGAATTTGACGATGCCATGAGCACATTGAGCAAGAGCGTGCAGAACATGCAGAGCAAGCTCAACTTCAGCATCAAGAGCTAA
- a CDS encoding pyruvate carboxylase: MANKTFSEVQDFLKGKVILVANRGIPARRICRSIRERFDAVAAMTATDVDKTAPAASTAQELMLLGTDPRAYLDIDRIIDKAKQRGVVGIHPGWGFASEDTRFPQRCKEAGITFIGATAEAMNLLGNKVQAREVARKLGIPVVPGSEGAVDIPTARQLINEIGLPIMLKAEGGGGGRGIFAIHNEADLEDAFFKASTMAQASFGNPRLFVEKFLADVRHIEIQVIADMYGNVFAFDERDCTVQRNHQKLIEITPSPWPGMTKNLRDRLKDYSRRLVRAVGYHSLATVEFLVTPDGTPYLIEVNTRLQVEHGITECRYGIDLVEEQIAVAFGAELRYREESQRPSYWAMQVRINCENPQDNFAPNSGLISRYVSPGGPGVRLDSNISAGYEFPANYDSAGALLISYATDWEKVLGITERALSEYVIGGIKTTIPFFRQVIKHPLFKQGGINTNFIATHPELMVYTDLAPEGERLAKLVAEISAKGFNPYVQLGEYRSSSTPCLGPFEPVLPPISTAARRQPSPYPQGDRMSTLDYIRDSGLVHFTDTTTRDLTQSNSGNRLRLAEDRLMGPYLDNAGFFSLENGGGAHFHVAMLANMTYPFTEAKEWNRFAPKTLKQLLVRSTNVLGYTPQPRNLMLKTGEMICDHYQVVRCFDFLNHVENMRPIAEVVMDRKDVIFQPAISMSWAKGFDVKHYLGVTEAMLRMVGDIMGASPKEASRHIILGLKDMAGVCPPRFMDELVKALRKAWPELVLHYHRHYTDGLFVPSCGAAAKAGAHIIDVGLGSSVRSYGQGDVLATMAYIEDELGLKCNLDKNAIRDANFVCKQIMPYYDRYCAPYFQGIDYDVTRHGMPGGATSSSQEGAMKQGYIHLLPYMLKFLEGTRQIVRYHDVTPGSQITWNTAFLAVTGAWKRGGEDEVRYLLEVLGQVTRTPEKELTDEMRRARLNIYQDCNDAFRNLLQGKFGKLPLGFPADWVYQSAFGSDWKSAMAARTEASPLESLAEVNLAAEEKACAEILKRKPNDEEFVLYLNHPADALKTIQFKSKFGDPNNLPLHVWFEGLKVGQDLYFNDSSGKPHHLLLLSISTPNDAGISICRYVLDSEFMSCEVQVRQPSGNGAKSTLMADTANKYHVAAPSNGDLWVMYVHPGDVVKAGEELFNVSIMKQEKAVLAPIDGMVKRVLKTADFKENKQMVSVREGELIVELGPVPRVCGNEACGQPIPMDNIAFCPYCGVRVS; encoded by the coding sequence ATGGCCAACAAGACATTCTCGGAAGTTCAGGATTTTTTGAAGGGCAAGGTAATACTGGTAGCTAACCGCGGTATTCCGGCCCGTCGCATTTGTCGTTCCATCCGCGAACGTTTTGACGCGGTAGCGGCAATGACTGCGACTGATGTGGACAAAACGGCCCCTGCGGCCTCAACGGCGCAGGAACTGATGCTGCTCGGGACAGACCCCCGCGCGTATCTGGATATTGACCGCATTATCGACAAAGCCAAACAACGTGGCGTAGTCGGCATTCACCCCGGCTGGGGGTTTGCTTCCGAGGACACGCGCTTTCCGCAGCGCTGCAAAGAGGCGGGCATCACCTTTATCGGCGCTACAGCCGAGGCCATGAACCTGTTGGGCAACAAGGTTCAGGCTCGAGAAGTGGCTCGCAAATTGGGCATTCCTGTTGTGCCCGGCTCTGAAGGAGCCGTGGATATTCCTACCGCCCGCCAGCTTATCAACGAGATCGGGCTGCCCATCATGCTCAAGGCAGAAGGCGGCGGCGGCGGACGCGGTATTTTTGCCATCCATAACGAGGCTGACCTGGAAGACGCCTTTTTCAAGGCTTCCACCATGGCTCAGGCTTCTTTTGGCAATCCGCGCCTGTTTGTGGAAAAGTTCCTTGCCGATGTGCGCCACATTGAAATTCAGGTCATTGCCGACATGTACGGCAACGTGTTCGCCTTTGACGAACGCGATTGCACCGTGCAGCGCAACCACCAGAAGCTCATTGAAATCACGCCTTCGCCCTGGCCGGGCATGACCAAGAACCTGCGCGACAGGCTCAAGGATTATTCCCGCCGCCTGGTGCGCGCCGTGGGCTACCATTCGCTTGCCACGGTCGAATTCCTCGTTACACCCGACGGTACGCCGTATCTTATTGAAGTTAATACCCGTTTGCAGGTTGAACACGGCATCACCGAATGCCGCTACGGCATTGACCTTGTGGAAGAGCAGATCGCCGTGGCCTTTGGCGCGGAACTGCGCTACCGCGAAGAAAGCCAGCGTCCTTCGTACTGGGCCATGCAGGTGCGCATCAACTGCGAAAACCCGCAGGACAACTTCGCCCCCAATTCCGGCCTCATTTCGCGTTATGTGTCGCCCGGCGGCCCCGGCGTGCGCCTTGATTCCAATATCAGCGCAGGCTACGAATTCCCCGCCAACTACGACTCTGCTGGCGCTCTGCTCATTTCGTACGCCACTGACTGGGAAAAGGTGCTTGGCATCACGGAACGCGCCCTGAGCGAATATGTGATCGGCGGCATCAAGACCACCATTCCTTTCTTCCGTCAGGTCATCAAGCACCCCCTGTTCAAGCAGGGCGGCATCAATACCAACTTCATCGCCACGCATCCCGAGCTCATGGTCTATACCGACCTTGCGCCCGAAGGCGAGCGCCTTGCCAAGCTGGTGGCCGAAATTTCGGCCAAGGGCTTCAACCCCTACGTGCAGCTTGGCGAATACCGTTCAAGCTCCACCCCCTGTCTTGGACCCTTTGAACCTGTGCTGCCGCCCATAAGCACGGCTGCGCGCCGCCAGCCTTCGCCCTATCCGCAGGGCGACCGCATGTCCACGCTGGACTATATCCGTGATTCCGGGCTGGTGCACTTTACCGACACCACAACCCGCGACCTCACGCAGTCCAACTCCGGCAACCGCCTGCGCCTTGCCGAAGACAGGCTCATGGGGCCCTACCTTGACAATGCGGGCTTTTTCTCGCTCGAAAACGGCGGCGGGGCGCACTTCCATGTGGCCATGCTGGCCAACATGACCTACCCCTTCACCGAAGCCAAGGAATGGAACCGCTTTGCGCCCAAAACCCTCAAGCAGCTGCTGGTGCGCTCCACCAACGTGCTTGGGTATACGCCGCAGCCGCGCAACCTCATGCTCAAAACAGGCGAAATGATTTGCGACCACTATCAGGTCGTACGTTGCTTCGACTTTTTAAACCATGTGGAAAACATGCGCCCCATTGCCGAAGTGGTCATGGACCGCAAGGACGTTATCTTCCAGCCCGCCATTTCCATGTCGTGGGCCAAGGGCTTTGACGTCAAGCACTACCTGGGCGTTACCGAAGCCATGCTGCGCATGGTGGGCGACATCATGGGCGCAAGCCCCAAGGAAGCCTCGCGCCACATCATTCTGGGCCTCAAGGACATGGCCGGCGTTTGCCCGCCGCGCTTCATGGACGAGCTGGTCAAAGCCCTGCGCAAAGCCTGGCCCGAACTTGTGCTGCACTACCACAGGCACTATACAGATGGCCTGTTCGTGCCCTCGTGCGGCGCTGCGGCCAAGGCCGGTGCGCACATCATCGACGTGGGCCTCGGCTCATCGGTACGTTCTTATGGTCAGGGCGATGTGCTTGCCACCATGGCCTATATTGAAGACGAACTGGGCCTCAAGTGCAACCTTGATAAAAACGCCATCCGCGACGCCAACTTCGTCTGCAAGCAGATCATGCCCTATTACGACCGCTACTGCGCGCCGTACTTCCAGGGCATTGACTATGACGTAACGCGCCACGGCATGCCCGGCGGGGCCACTTCCTCCTCGCAGGAAGGCGCCATGAAGCAGGGGTACATTCACCTGCTGCCCTATATGCTCAAGTTCCTTGAAGGCACCCGCCAGATCGTGCGCTATCACGATGTTACGCCCGGCTCGCAGATCACCTGGAATACGGCGTTTCTGGCCGTTACAGGCGCATGGAAGCGGGGCGGCGAAGACGAAGTGCGCTACCTGCTGGAAGTGCTGGGTCAGGTCACCCGCACCCCCGAAAAAGAGCTTACGGACGAAATGCGCCGCGCGCGCCTGAACATCTATCAGGACTGCAACGACGCCTTCCGTAACCTGCTTCAGGGCAAGTTCGGCAAACTGCCGCTCGGCTTCCCTGCTGACTGGGTCTACCAGAGCGCCTTTGGCTCTGACTGGAAGAGCGCCATGGCGGCCCGCACCGAGGCTTCGCCCCTTGAATCGCTGGCAGAAGTGAACCTTGCAGCCGAAGAAAAGGCCTGCGCCGAAATTCTGAAGCGCAAGCCCAACGATGAAGAGTTCGTGCTGTACCTTAACCATCCGGCAGACGCGCTCAAGACCATCCAGTTCAAGTCCAAGTTCGGCGATCCCAACAACCTGCCTTTGCATGTATGGTTCGAGGGTCTGAAAGTCGGCCAGGATCTGTACTTCAACGACAGCAGCGGCAAGCCCCATCATCTCTTGCTGCTCAGCATCTCCACCCCCAACGATGCGGGCATCTCCATCTGCCGTTATGTGCTCGACTCCGAATTCATGAGCTGCGAGGTTCAGGTTCGGCAGCCTTCGGGCAACGGCGCAAAGAGCACGCTTATGGCCGACACGGCCAACAAGTATCATGTGGCCGCGCCGAGCAACGGCGACTTGTGGGTCATGTATGTGCATCCCGGTGATGTGGTTAAAGCGGGCGAAGAGCTCTTTAACGTTTCCATCATGAAGCAGGAAAAGGCGGTTCTGGCCCCCATTGACGGCATGGTGAAGCGTGTGCTCAAAACCGCCGACTTCAAAGAAAACAAGCAAATGGTTTCGGTCAGAGAAGGTGAGCTTATTGTGGAGCTGGGGCCTGTGCCGCGCGTGTGCGGCAATGAGGCCTGCGGCCAGCCCATTCCTATGGATAACATCGCATTCTGCCCCTATTGCGGTGTGCGCGTAAGTTAA
- a CDS encoding pyrimidine dimer DNA glycosylase/endonuclease V produces the protein MRMWMLPPEGMCRKHLLGEHVELHMLLGSMRRGKNMDGFLSGGLVDPQLVFARHEELVAEMIRRRFKHTSPIDASECASLAARYAGRTFINIAANAAELQRRCPDCAHLMLAKNTTAQSGTTNAN, from the coding sequence ATGCGCATGTGGATGTTGCCCCCGGAAGGCATGTGCCGCAAACATTTGCTGGGCGAACATGTGGAACTGCATATGCTCCTTGGCAGCATGCGGCGCGGCAAAAATATGGATGGCTTTCTTTCCGGCGGATTGGTTGACCCGCAGCTTGTCTTTGCCCGGCATGAGGAACTTGTGGCAGAGATGATCCGGCGTAGATTCAAACACACATCGCCCATTGATGCGAGTGAATGTGCTTCTTTGGCTGCCCGTTATGCAGGCCGCACCTTCATCAACATTGCCGCCAATGCTGCTGAATTGCAGCGCAGGTGCCCAGACTGCGCCCACTTGATGTTAGCGAAAAACACCACAGCGCAATCAGGCACCACAAATGCAAACTGA